The DNA segment TATTTTGGCTTTGCGATGAAGGATTTTCTGGCGGCCTTTCAGGGCAAGCCCCTGCTGGCCGCGCACGATGTGAAAGAAGTGAGTGCCGCGCGCCGTTTTGGAGTGGTGCAGAGTCAGGCAGGCCGCATGACGGGCTTTGAGGAAAAGCCCGAACACCCCAAAAGTACCCTCGTTTCTACAGGGTGTTATTTGTTCCCGCAAAAAAATCTGGGTGACATTGTGGTTTACGCCGCAAAGCACAAAGACAATCTAGGGGGTATTTTTGAACACTTTCTTACGCAAGGCCAACCTGTGGATGTGTTTGAATTTTCGGAACCCTGGTACGACATTGGCTCTTTTGAAAGTTATCTGGCAGCGAACCTTGAGCTGCTAGATGGGCAAGCGGTACTGGAAGAAGGGGTC comes from the Candidatus Parvarchaeota archaeon genome and includes:
- a CDS encoding nucleotidyltransferase family protein, producing MKCLILAGGFATRLWPLSEKRVKPLLHVKDRPLLSHLLGMFPNDVKIWVAVNRAYSAGIETWARNEGHGRVQVVIEESSNDAEKKGALGAVAAFVQSHGMEEDLMVVAGDNYFGFAMKDFLAAFQGKPLLAAHDVKEVSAARRFGVVQSQAGRMTGFEEKPEHPKSTLVSTGCYLFPQKNLGDIVVYAAKHKDNLGGIFEHFLTQGQPVDVFEFSEPWYDIGSFESYLAANLELLDGQAVLEEGV